The DNA sequence CTTTGACACTTTCTTTTTTGGTATTTATGTAAACCAAATTTAGCATTTTTTCCTTCCTATCTTCTTGCTGAGCATCCTATGCATTAcatgaatattatattttttagattaattttGTAGGTCGGTTCTTTTAAAAcaactttttttgaaaaaaaaaaaaataataataaaagaaaaagaatcatGTGTTGAAATGAATCTTTATCTTGTTGTACATATTACTATTTGCTAGTCTAAGTTTAGCACTGCACCTCAGCACCTTCCCATTCTTTTCAGCTCAAAGCCAAAACTTTGGCTTTCAGCATAGCAAGTTTCTAAATTGAGCAAATTCTTACAAAGATGAGCACTTCACAGGGTGCTATTACATGCAAAGGTATAACATTTATCATTATATCAACATTAAGCATTCATGTagaaatcaattaatttttatgttactTGCAAACATGATATATGCAAAGTTATTTGCTTTTTGCAGCTGCAGTGTGCTGGGGATTAGGAATGACACTAAAGGTTGAAGAGATTCAAGTTGATCCGCCGAAATCAGGCGAAGTTCGAGTTAAGATGCTTTGTGCTAGCATTTGTCACACTGATGTTTCAGGCATTCAAGGATCTCCATATGTTAATGGTTTCCCTCTAGTACCTGGACATGAAGGAGTTGGGTAAGATAGATTCTATATCCAAATACTGCATTGTATTGTATCAATGATAGAATTTCATCCATGAACATGATGAattggttttaaattttaattaattattgcaGTGTTGTAGAGACAGTTGGAGATGAAGTGAAAAATCTTAAAGAAGGGGATATGGTGATTCCAACATATATAGGAGAGTGTGGACATTGCCGGAATTGTGTTTCTGGAAAGACCAACCTTTGCCTGACATATCCTTTCAGAATTACTGGCTTCATGCCAGATAACACTTCTAGAATGTCCTGCAGAGGCAAGAAGTTACAACACACTTGGACTTGCGCCACGTGGTCCGAGTACACGGTTGTCAATGCCAATTACCTTCTCAAGGTTGATCCAGGCATCAATCTAGCCCATGCTAGCTTCATCTCATGTGGGTTTTCAACTGGCTATGGAGCTGCATGGAAGGAAGCCCAAGTTGAAAGTGGATCAAGTGTTGCTGTTTTTGGTCTGGGTGCTGTAGGATTAGGGGTATGCTTCAAATAGATTTGTTTGGAAGTTACTCAATCCGTCCATCAATAACTGTTGGAGTGAGAAAAATTTTTTACATATCCGACAGTTATCGATGGATGGAGGGAGTAGTTTGCTTCTAGTTTTGAGCCTTGATGAGTTATGATAATGACCTTGTGATGCAGGCTATAAGCGGAGCGAAAATGCTGGGGGCTACTAAGATAATAGGGGTTGACACAAATGAGATGAAGAGAGAAAAAGGGAAAGCTTTTGGAATGACTGATTTTATAAATCCTCAAGATTCTGATAAACCTCCATCAGAATTGGTGAAGGAACTGAGTGATGGATTTGGTGTGGATTATTCTTTTGAGTGCACTGGAGTTCCATCTTTGATTAGTGAATCCTTAGCAGCCACAAAGATGGTTAGTTTCACTTCTGTCAAGTAATTCAGCTGTTTGATTTCATCAAATTATTATATGATCCTTGCTTCTAATTGTTGTTTCGGATTATGTAGGGAACCGGTAAAGCAATATCTATTGGCGCGCCAAATGAACCTATTGTGCCTTTCAATCATACAACAATTCTGGCTGGCAGAACTCTGAAGGGTTCTGTTTTTGGAGGTCTAAAAACCATGTCAGACCTTTCAATTGTAGCTGACAAATGCCAAAAGGAGGTACTTTAAACTTTAAAGACACTTAAGTTCAATAGATACACTACGTTATCGTTTCTGGAATATGCTTAATTCATTGATGAAGAAGTCTCacaattatttaatatattcgGACTATTTATTTACATTTTCACAGGAGTTCCCTCTTCAAGAGCTATTCACCCATGAGGTCCCATTGACAGATATAAGCAAAGCATTTGATCTACTCAAAGAGCCAAATTGTGTCAAAGTTGTCATCAAGATATGATTTTGTGACAATTGATGGATGTAAAATTCAAATTATGCAGTTTCAGATAGTTTTATAGGAGAATATTCTGCTTTAAAAATCACAGAAGTTGCACTCCAACAACTGTTCTGTGTGAATATGAATAAAGAATTGTTTGATGCATGTGTGTATAAGTTGGCAGTTATTTTACTTCACCATTGTAATgcaaaatcaaacaaatttgTGATATGCAATGTAACTTTTTATTCAAGTGCAAATGTTTTAATGAGAAGTAAGGTGTTCAGCTCCTACTTTGAAATTTATTCAAACAGGCAAATAATCAAGTTTCAGTGAGTAACTTTGCTTATGTAAGCTCCTAATTGCAGGAACAAGTGAACAATGCTATATGATAAACACAACATTGAGTAACTGAATTCATTGTCAATTTGTCACTATTCAACAAAAGTAGACATACTCTGAGTTTGTCATCTGATTCTCTATACTAATCTATTCTATACAACATGGATATGCTAATCTATGTCAATCTTCTACAGTCTGAGATTTATATCCCATTCAAGCGAGAAGTGATTCGTTGGAAGACATGTTCATTACAAGGAATAGTGAGACCTCCCATGGGATGATCATATCCAAATTCTTCTTCAGCTTGACTCAACAAGTCTTGGAATGAAGGTTGGTTCAAGTATGATACAGGGATCACAAAACGCTTTTGATTCTCTCCAACATACACTGCAAGATACCCTTTTGGGAGTTCCACAGATTTTGAAGTTGCTTGGCTAGCTGAGAATGATGATGCCCTTCGAATAACAGGTAAACGGAAACCCATTTTTTCTGTATGTATGTAAGAACTAGAGCAAGGAAAAGCTTTCAAGTTTAAGATAAGAATGTGTTAAGTGTTGATGCTTAAGAATGGCAATGAATTGTGTTGTTTCTGAAGACAGGAGGAAATGTATTTATAGATTTTAAGATTCTTTGGAAGATTATTATTTCCAAGATAAAATTATTGTTGAAGTCACTATAGGATTGTGGGGCGTACACACGAGAGATCACATGGTGCTGTCTTAGAAGTGGTTAAGAGTGAATGCCCCCACCTTCTCAAAGAATAGCCAAGACTGAAGCCACTGCAATCAAATGAGATAAGATCAAACTGAAGCCTTATATTTGTTTCATGTCTTAATTGGTATTCCATATTTTTGTAAACATGCTTTAGACATGTcacattttcttcttcatgtTGAGAAATTGACTAAATGCTAATATATAGCTACCAACTGTTGAACTAATCTTGGCAATGAAAACAGGTACTTGATGGCTATATATCATATattcatattgatttatggACATGTTTTAAGACATCTCATATGAATCCTTTCAAGTACTGATGTACCTTGTGATCTGTATTCTATTGCAATAAATGTATTCATATCCACTCTGCATCATTATTAGACAATTTCCACTGATTTAGTAGGTTACCCATCAGTATGAAGAGCCAACTTATGTGATATGTCTTAAGCATGTCTGTGACATAAGTAGTAGCCCATTAAATCAGCTTTGTATTTAACCATTTATTAGCTTCTCAGTTGTCTCTTTCAAAAGGTGGCAACATTGTTTGGCAAGAACTCTCAAATCTAAAGTAATCTTTCATAAACACAATGAAGACACTACCATGTGATCTTCGTTTCACCCTTGTCTCAAAGTAGGCCTTATCGAATGGCTAATTATTCAAAAACTTATAGATGGTATATCTATATATAGACGGTTACCCTTGCACTCTAAAGCAACACAAATCAGTAGCAACAACAATTCTTCTTTACACCCTTTGAGATCATTAATTAGtttgaagcaaaagaaaacaATGGGATTTCGCTTACCTGCTATTAGAAGGGCATCATCTGCTGTAACCCAAGCAGCCTCCGTCCCAAAAGGCTATCTTGCAGTCTATGTTGGAGAGAAAATGAAGCGGTTTGTGATTCCTATTTCCTATTTGAGTCAACCTTCATTTCAGGAGTTACTAATCCAAGcagaagaagaattcggataTGGTCATCCAATGGGTGGTCTCACTATTCCTTGCAAGGAGAATGATTTTGTGGATCTCACGTCTCGCTTGAATGGACTATAGTATAGTCCAAGGAAAACAAGACTGACTTAGATTAATTGAGAGACAAATTTGTACAGCAGGCACTTAGACTTTTTCCTTTTTACTTCCTTTTTATTGGTAGATACTAACTACCATCTCATTGAGATGTCAAGGATGTAATATCAGAAATTTTTTCCCAAGTTCAATGAATTTAAACACCTTATCCCTAAGGATTTGTATACTCAATTTCTTTGCATATGATTTTCACTTTTGAATGCATCCATGTGAACATGAATGAATCTCCTGCTTATGATGAACAGCTTTACTTCTCTAGATAGTAAATGCAGTCACAAATTTGAGTCATTGATTTTAGCCATGTAGAAGATATAAGACTAAATTATTTCTCTAGGTAGCAGTTATTAGGTACTAGCGAAAAAACTGtcatttttgaaattgataCAGATCCTTCTCTACATCTTCAGTTTTGCTATTCCAGTGAGCTAGCTAATTTGTTGAAACAAATCCATAACTCTTGATTACTTAAAGCTAATTGAGCGAATCTATAAGTTATTCAACCAATCTCTTCTGATATTTCCTTTGTATTAGTTTCTTCTATGCTAAAGGTTGTTGGATCTTATGTCTCTATAGTCTTCACAGTTTATACTATTACCACATATTCCCACTGTACTCTCTCCCAGATCAGAAGCTCACCAACTTTGATTGTTTCACTTGAATTTGACATCCCTCTGAAGCTtgttttctctaattttttaCAATGATGTACACCTTTCTGATATATACAACTGTAACTAGTATATTTGAAACCATTAcatattgtatttttaatttttatttgtatgaAAGAAATAGATTTGCTCATTTGTAGGGCCATGTTTTAATGGATTCCAATTTCATATAATATTAGTTAGATAGTCATTGAATCTATGTGGATTACAAATTTGCAATTCTCTTTTATTGTTCTTTAAAAGTTCTGGGCAATCTGAACATGTTTGATTTTATTATGACCTTGTTGCATATATTAGTGATCATTCATATCAGACAAAAGCAAACAAATTTTGACAATGTCATGCTGTAACTTTCTCATTCAACATTTTTACACTTTCAAATGAATGATACAAGGAAGAGACCAAAATGGACAATATTTATAACAAAAGAAAGAGCCTTCGGCACAAAATTTGTCTCAGCTAAGCTATGTCAGTCTCTATTAGAACAATTTACTGCCCAACCATTTGAGAAGTGAGGTTTAGGAATTCATCCTCACTGCATGGAATTTTGAGACCACCAGTTGGATGTTCGTATCCAAATTCTTCTTCTGCTTGGTTTAGTAATTCTTGAAATGAAGATTGGTTCAAGTAACATACAGGAATCACAAACCGCCTCATCTTATCTCCCACGTAGACTGCAAGATAGCCTTTTGGAACATTAGTCCCTTTTGATGCAGAAAGTGATGCCTTTCTAATACCTGGAATGCGGAAAGCCATTGTTCCTGATGGATTTGTATGAGAGAAATATGTAAGTTCTGATATTTGAGGAGATGCAACTGATTTGTGTTGGTTGAGAACACAAGAAGAAGTGTATATATAGTTGCCATCCTGAAGAAATTATTCAGATGAAGCGGTAAAATGGGGTCTACATAGTGACAAGGGTTAGCAAGGGACCACATGGTATTGTCTTGGAGGTCTCTTTCAAAGATTAGGACCAATGAAGTTAAGTGAGAGTACATATCCCACCTTCTGAGGTAATTGCTAAGTGGCTAATATATGATATCCACTTGATATATAATGAAAATCTACACAAATTCATAGGTGAAGCATGATTCTTCAAGCATTGTTGTTGTACTTAAGGTACTCCATGAGACATGCTTTAGACAtctcacaagcttcttcaaaTTGACATACAACTGATAATAAATATGTTGATATGAGGCCAGATGAGAACTAATATGAACCTCAACTCTTCAAGTACACCAGATTATAAACAACACAACCATGAAATTTGCAAAACATTGCAATCTGTTGGCCTACCCTCTACAAGGTGGACTTTGAATAATGTAGTTTAACAAGCTGATACTGTGATACATATGAAAGTCCGCCGAGACAATACCATGTGAACTCTTACATGCCCTTGTCTCCTAACTGGTCCTATCTGATACCCTTCCTCCACCAACCATTTTAATATCGGTATGTTTATAACATATCCTtttatctatatatatgttcATGGTTGCAAGCATTTAGCATCAACACAACTACACAAGTCATTCACATCctaaagcaaaagaaaaacTCAACAGATTGCATCTTATTCACAAGTCATATCTAAGACTAATATTTCATCAACACATACATACAACAATGGGTTTTCTTTTGGCTGGTATCAGAAGAAAGACATCATTTACTGCAAACCAAGCAACTTCCAAAGTTGTGGAAGTCCCGAAAGGCTATCTTGCCATGTATGTTGGCGAGAAGATGAAGCGATTTGTGGTTCCcatttcttatttgaatcaacCTTTATTTCAAGAATTACTAAGCCAAGCAGAAGAAGAATTTGGATATGATCATCCAATGGGTGGTCTCACTATTCCATGCAGTGAGGATACTTTCTTGGACCTCACATCTCGCTTAAACTGACTTAGCACAAGTCCTGCCGAAGGAGACTGACATAGATTAATTCAGAGTGAAACTTTTCCTTTTCTGTAACAAGAATTGAGAGACAATTTTGTGTAGCAGGAACTATAGTATACGTTTTTTTTGTAGCATAACATCATCTCATTGAGATGGCAAGGATGTAAATATCAGAATTTTTCCTCCCAATTTCAATGAATTTATAGACTTCATCTCAAAAGATTTATAGACTTAAGTGCTTTGCATATGCTCTTCACTTGTGCATTTGTTGCGCTTCTGCTTCTGTTGTATAAAAAAGTTTGCATCAACTTTATGAAATGCTGCAAATTTGCTTCCAAAAGCCCTTTCCAACACACATAAGCACACCACAAGTTGGCCTTGAATCTGTAAATTGCTTTATGACATGAAGGACTGAATCATTAACTGATTTTCAGTCATATGGCTAAGTTAAATATATTGGATCCAagtttatattattaaatgttcccctcattattattattattattattcttttgggTTGTGAGTTCTGAAATTGAGAGCCATCCATCTAAAATTTGCTGCAATTGATCTTATGATGAAATGTTCTATTCCTCTAAATAGTGTCGGTGCCGAAATCCAAATAGATAGATATTTCTATGCAGCAACTTCTGTTTTGCTTTTTCATCCAGCTAACTAAAATTGTTCAAATAAATCAAATGACTCTTGAAGCATGAATTTAAGCAGGCACTAGGTTGTTCTCAAAGCCTGTACATCCTTTTTCAATAACAAGGAAGTGCCGCTTCCTTTTCATGTTTGTAACAGATGGAACTTTATTTGGACTCTTCCTCATCTTTTAATATAAGAAATATATTAGTCCTTCACATATTTACTATAGAGTTTTAACAAATTGTAAAAGAAACTTTATTCTGATATTGCCACATATATTAGAAGTTATTCAGGTTGAACAAAAAGCTGCAATAAGCCAATAACTTTCTCATTCATAGAACATTTTTACACTTTCAAAGGAATGGTACAAGGAAGACATCAAAATTGACAAtcttcaaaataaaagaaagagcCTTCTTTACAAAATTTTGTCTCATCTAATCTATGTCAGTCTCTATTAGCACAATTTACTGTCCACTTAATTCAGAAGTGAGGTTTTGGAACTCATCCTCACTGCATGGAATTGTCAAACCACCAGTTGGATGATCATATCCGAATTCCTCTTCGGCCTGGCACAGTAATTCTTGAAATGAAGGCTGATTCAAGTATGATACTGGAATCACAAACCGCTTCATCTTATCTCCTACATAGACTGCAAGATAGCCTTTTGGAACATTAGTTCCCTTGGATGCAGAGAAAGATGTGGCCCGTCTAATACCTGGAATGCGGAAAGCCATTGTTTCTTGTTgctcaaaagaaaaaataatatattgtTGTTGAAGGATTTGTATCAGAGAAATATGTGAGCTTTGATACTTGTGGAGATGCAAATGAGTTGTGTTGGTTGAGAACACAAGAAGTGGTGTATATATAGATGCTATCCTGAAGAAATAATTCAGATGAAGCTGTAAAATAGGGTCTACATTGTGAAATGATCACAAGTGATCACATGGTATTGTCTTGGAGTTCATACATCATATTCTGACATAATTGCCAAGAAACTACACATATCAAATCAAAGACATCTAAATTAAAGCAATGTAGTTGTACTAAAGATACTGAATTAGACATGCTTTGGACATCTCACATGTTTCTTCAGATTTAGAATTGCTTGTGACAATGAAATCAGTAAACCTTGTCCACAACCTGATTTATATCTCTGAAACAAAGTGTTCTGAGGCCAGAAGAGAACCAAAGCTGGACACATGATAATGATCCGATATGAACCTCATTTTTAAGTACACCAGATTGTTAACATATCCCTTGGAATTTGCAAAACCATAGGCAACATGATCGAATCAAACTTGCTGTTGTATACATAAATGGACCTTGAATTATCTAAGACAACACCATGTGATCTCTTTTATGACCTTGTCTCCTAATAAGTCCCATGGCTACCATCTCTTACACTTTCTCCACCAATCATTCAAGTGGCATTATGTTTATAGCATATTCTattatctatatatatgttcATGGCTGCAAGCATTTAGCAGCAACACAAGTCATTCACATCCTAAAGCACAAGAAACTCAAAAACTTACATCTTATTTTCATTTCTTAGACTAGTATTTCTTCAACACATATAAAAATGGGTTTTCGGTTACCCGGTATTGTAAGAAAGGCATCAGTTACTTCATCTTCAAAAGCTATGGAAATTCCAAAAGGTTATCTTGCAGTTTATGTCGGAGAGAAAATGAAGCGGTTTGTGATCCCCATATCATACTTGAACCAACCTTCGTTTCAAGACTTGCTAAGTCAAGCTGAGGAAGAATTTGGATATGATCATCCAATGGGTGGTCTCACAATTCCTTGTGAAGAAAATATGTTCTTAGATATCACTTCTCGCTTGAGTTGATGCTAGCACCATCAAGATTAGGCTGACTTAGAAATAGATTACTTTAACACAATTTTTGTAACAATTTCTTACCCAGTTACACTGAGAAAGATTTTCTCCATTTTTTGTTATCCTACTATTCATCTCAATGAGAAATTTATGCACATAAACATTTGTCTGCCATTTTCTCCTTAAATCTAAATGTATTGTTAAGTTCAAAGGCAATAACATGCACAAAGTGCTGTTCATAAAATCAATTTTCACTATGTTGTACAACAAGTGCAAAAGAACCAGCAGGTAACTTTTATGATGATAGTAAAAGAAagttatgataaaaaaaaggcAGTAACTAAGTATGAATTTGCataatattagttttaataATGATAACTTGTTTGGTCAATTCAATTATCCAATTATTACTATAGGATGATTAACAGCTTCAAGGACCAGTCCCTATATTTACCATGTCCCCACTTTGCTTTCATCTGTCTTTGAAATCTCTGTGGACCCTTCCCAGTTTGAACATGGGCATCACTAAAATGTGGCCTCTGAAATGACAACTGGGATTGAAGCTTATCCATATTTTagagaagataaaaaaatagaaatattaaTCCAGTTGTATTCCATAATGTGATGGTAACAATGTATGATAATGAAT is a window from the Arachis stenosperma cultivar V10309 chromosome 3, arast.V10309.gnm1.PFL2, whole genome shotgun sequence genome containing:
- the LOC130967503 gene encoding alcohol dehydrogenase 1-like; the protein is MSTSQGAITCKAAVCWGLGMTLKVEEIQVDPPKSGEVRVKMLCASICHTDVSGIQGSPYVNGFPLVPGHEGVGVVETVGDEVKNLKEGDMVIPTYIGECGHCRNCVSGKTNLCLTYPFRITGFMPDNTSRMSCRGKKLQHTWTCATWSEYTVVNANYLLKVDPGINLAHASFISCGFSTGYGAAWKEAQVESGSSVAVFGLGAVGLGAISGAKMLGATKIIGVDTNEMKREKGKAFGMTDFINPQDSDKPPSELVKELSDGFGVDYSFECTGVPSLISESLAATKMGTGKAISIGAPNEPIVPFNHTTILAGRTLKGSVFGGLKTMSDLSIVADKCQKEEFPLQELFTHEVPLTDISKAFDLLKEPNCVKVVIKI
- the LOC130967508 gene encoding auxin-induced protein 6B-like encodes the protein MAFRIPGIRKASLSASKGTNVPKGYLAVYVGDKMRRFVIPVCYLNQSSFQELLNQAEEEFGYEHPTGGLKIPCNSFISYIHTEKMGFRLPVIRRASSFSASQATSKSVELPKGYLAVYVGENQKRFVIPVSYLNQPSFQDLLSQAEEEFGYDHPMGGLTIPCNEHVFQRITSRLNGI
- the LOC130967504 gene encoding auxin-induced protein X10A-like, translated to MGFLLAGIRRKTSFTANQATSKVVEVPKGYLAMYVGEKMKRFVVPISYLNQPLFQELLSQAEEEFGYDHPMGGLTIPCSEDTFLDLTSRLN
- the LOC130967505 gene encoding auxin-induced protein 15A-like is translated as MGFRLPGIVRKASVTSSSKAMEIPKGYLAVYVGEKMKRFVIPISYLNQPSFQDLLSQAEEEFGYDHPMGGLTIPCEENMFLDITSRLS